A single Loxodonta africana isolate mLoxAfr1 chromosome 24, mLoxAfr1.hap2, whole genome shotgun sequence DNA region contains:
- the LOC104846833 gene encoding beta-1,3-galactosyl-O-glycosyl-glycoprotein beta-1,6-N-acetylglucosaminyltransferase 7, which produces MSQLRPTKSGLFVCTAICIFVFLYLRNPTPEEPEEEPSYPVVVECGFYPDELCSALFEGKAAAPQIAKFCKNPHRSEILAHLHAPGNCSRISEGLRFITRPLSAEEGNFSLAYIITIHKELALFVRLLRAIYVPQNVYCIHVDEKALKKYKTAVQTLVNCFENIFISSKVASAGFTRLHADINCMKDLVHSKFQWNYVVNLCGQDFPIKTNKEIIYYLRSKWNGKNITPGVIQPPSAKSSTNQSFSRFTPETNIYVSPNKRFKEEPPHNLTIYFGSAYYVLTRKFVEFVLTDIRAKDLLRWCKDVHSPERHYWVTLNRVKDAPGATPNAGWEGHVHAIKWKHEEGNAHDGCKGRYDQDTCVYGPGDLPWIIQTPSLFAHKFESSTDPLAVTCLERRHRLKVLRQADTPADPRWHFHQNTHFNMKLNH; this is translated from the exons ATGAGCCAGCTGCGACCCACCAAGTCTGGACTTTTCGTGTGCACTGCCATCTGCATCTTCGTTTTTCTGTATTTAAGGAATCCAACTCCCGAGGAGCCAGAGGAGGAACCCAGCTACCCAGTCGTAGTGGAATGTGGCTTTTACCCAGATGAACTGTGCTCAGCTTTATTTGAAGGAAAAGCGGCGGCCCCTCAAATTGCAAAATTTTGTAAAAACCCTCATCGATCTGAAATACTCGCTCACTTACACGCCCCGGGAAACTGCTCCAGGATTTCTGAGGGGTTACGTTTCATCACCAGACCCCTGTCTGCAGAAGAGGGTAATTTCTCCTTGGCATACATTATAACCATTCACAAGGAGCTGGCCCTGTTTGTGCGGCTTCTCAGAGCTATTTACGTACCTCAAAATGTTTACTGTATTCACGTTGATGAGAAGGCCCTGAAGAAGTATAAGACTGCCGTGCAAACTCTGGTCAActgttttgaaaacatttttatttcatcaAAGGTGGCTTCTGCTGGCTTTACAAGACTGCACGCAGATATTAACTGCATGAAAGACCTAGTCCATTCCAAATTTCAATGGAACTATGTCGTTAATCTTTGCGGACAGGATTTTCCCATCAAAACCAACAAAGAAATCATATACTACCTCAGAAGCAAATGGAATGGTAAAAATATCACTCCTGGAGTAATCCAGCCACCGAGTGCTAAATCCAGCACAAATCAAAGTTTCTCCAGGTTCACCCCTGAAACAAACATCTACGTATCTCCAAATAAAAGATTCAAAGAGGAACCACCCCATAACCTGACAATCTATTTCGGAAGTGCTTACTATGTACTGACAAGGAAGTTTGTCGAGTTTGTCCTAACTGACATCCGAGCAAAAGACCTGCTTCGGTGGTGCAAAGATGTCCACAGCCCAGAGCGACATTACTGGGTGACCCTGAACCGTGTAAAAG ATGCTCCAGGAGCCACACCAAATGCTGGCTGGGAAGGACATGTTCACGCCATTAAATGGAAACACGAGGAGGGAAATGCTCACGATGGGTGCAAAG GTCGTTATGACCAAGACACCTGTGTCTACGGACCAGGAGACCTGCCGTGGATCATTCAAACGCCTTCTCTGTTTGCCCACAAATTCGAGTCCTCTACAGACCCCCTGGCGGTTACGTGCCTGGAGAGGCGGCACAGGCTTAAGGTCCTACGGCAGGCGGACACTCCTGCAGACCCACGCTGGCACTTTCACCAGAACACCCACTTCAACATGAAACTGAACCACTGA
- the RTF2 gene encoding replication termination factor 2 isoform X2 has translation MPCLLCSLRCLGQTNEPWRQMPERGRHPTPIPALSFIACWKFLLTPLKSSSWATAIGLSTRKCHNGQSSLQLRALCDITHGPASGAQSPSYEGKPAHHEQLPALSLLTMQTLKWFLFLPLCFSCGYAFMFSSLREKVKEPQGKVPCGGHFRIRQNLPEHAQGWLGSKWLWLFFVVVLYVILKFRGDSEKSKDQNLPSLRGCSFRSPLKKNQNASPNKDYAFNTLTQLEMDLVKFVSRVRNLKVIMATGSNLRLQNAELPADPHNNITIYEIWGEEDSD, from the exons ATGCCTTGTCTCCTCTGCTCCCTACGATGTCTGGGTCAAACAAATGAACCATGGAGACAGATGCCAGAAAGGGGAAGGCATCCCACCCCCATTCCTGCCCTCTCTTTTATCGCCTGTTGGAAATTTCTCTTAACTCCCCTTAAGTCCTCCTCCTGGGCCACCGCCATAGGACTCTCCACCCGGAAGTGTCACAATGGCCAGAGCAGCCTCCAGCTCAGGGCCCTCTGTGACATCACCCACGGCCCAGCCTCAGGTGCCCAGTCTCCCAGTTACGAGGGCAAACCAGCCCACCATGAGCAACTTCCTGCCCTATCTCTGCTCACCATGCAGACGCTGAAATGGTTCCTGTTCTTGCCTCTGTGCTTCTCCTGTGGCTATGCctttatgttttcttctctgaGAGAGAAAGTCAAAGAACCCCAGGGGAAGGTGCCTTGTGGGGGGCACTTTCGGATTAGGCAGAATCTGCCAGAGCACGCCCAAGGCTGGCTTGGGAGCAAGTGGCTCtggctcttttttgttgttgtgctgtATGTGATACTAAAGTTTCGAGGCGATAGTGAGAAGAGTAAG GATCAGAATCTTCCCAGCCTTCGAGGCTGTTCATTTCGCTCTCCactaaagaaaaatcaaaatgctTCCCCCAACAAAGACTATGCGTTCAATACCTTAACCCAACTCGAGATGGACCTTGTGAAGTTTGTGTCCAGGGTGCGGAATCTTAAAGTCATCATGGCAACTGGCAGTAACCTCAGGCTTCAAAATGCAGAGCTGCCTGCAGACCCCCACAATAACATTACAATATATGAAATATGGGGAGAAGAAGACTCTGACTGA